The bacterium genome segment CTTCCGGGTGGCGAAAAAAGTGTTCGACGAGCGCAAGGCCGGTCAGGCCGGCTAGCCCGAGGCCCGGACGCCCCCGCGGGAGCGGGACCGGCCGCCGAGCGGGCGGCGGTGTCGGCCCCCGGACGGCCTGCTTGCAACTTTATTCATATCCGTGTATGATTATTCCGTCGTGGCCGTTCGGGTGAGCGTGATCGGGGCGTCGGGGTACGGCGGGGCGGAGGCGGTGCGCCTCCTCGCCACGCATCCCCACGTCCGCATCGCGCACGTGACCGCCGAGACGCAGAAGGGCCGGCGCCTCCCGGACCTCTATCCGAACCTGCGCGGCTTCGTCGACCTCGTGACCGAGGAGGCCGCCCCCGCGGCGCTCGCCGCGGACTCGGACGTCGTCATCGCCTCTCTGCCGAGCGGGAAGGCCATGGCGCTCGTGCCCGAACTGCTCGAGCGGGGCGTGCGGGTGATCGACGTGGCCGCGGACTTTCGCCTCCGCGATCCCGGGCAGTACCCGGTGTGGTACAAATTCGAGCACACGGCGCCGCGGTATCTCGCCGAGGCCGTCTACGGCCTCACCGAACTGTACCGGGACAAGATCCGCGCGGCGCGGCTCGTCGCCGACTGCGGCTGCTATCCGGCGGCGGCGTTGCTGGCGCTCGTGCCGTTCGTCAAGGCGGGTCTCATCCGACCGGAGGGCATTGTCGTCAACGCGGCGTCGGGCGTGTCCGGAGCCGGCCGGGGCGGCGTCGGCGGCGGGTTCGGGTATTCCGAGACCAACGAAGACCTGCGGCCGTACTCGGTTGCGACGCACAACCACACCGCGGAGATCGAGCAGGAGCTGTCCGGCCCGGCCGGCGGCCCCGTGCGCGTGACGTTTGTCCCGCACCTCGCGCCGATGACGCGCGGCATCCTGGTCACGGCCTACGCGCGGCTCGCGCGCCCGGCGGACGCGGCCGCGGCCCAGGTCATCTTGAGTCAGGCGTACGAGGGGGAGCCGTTCGTCCGCGTGCTGCCGGACGGCGCGCTGCCGCAGACCAAGGCGACGCTCGGCAGCAACTACTGCGACCTGGCCGCGCGGGTGGACGGCCGCACGCAGACGCTCATCGCGATGGCGGCGCTCGACAACCTGGGCAAGGGCGCCGCCGGGCTCGCGGTCCAGAACCTCAACGTGATGTGCGGGTTTCCCGAGGAGGCGGGCCTTAGGACGCCCGCGCTGTACCCGTAGGGACGGAGAGGGAGGCGGCATGGCGGGCACGGTGACGCGGTTGGTGCAGGGGGGCGTGACGTCCGCGCAGGGCTTCATCGCCTCGGGTGTGCACTGCGGGATCAAGCCGCAGAAGAAAGATCTCGCGCTGGTCTTCTCGCGCGTGCCGGCCGCGGCCGCCGGCGTCTTTACCACGAACAAGGTCAAGGCCGCGCCGGTGCTGCTCGACATGGAGCGCATCCGCTCGGGGCGCGGACAGGCCGTCGTGCTGAACAGCGGGAATGCGAACGCCTGCACCGCCGAGCAGGGCATGCGCGACGCGCGGGAGATGGCTCAACTCACGGCCCAGAGCCTCGGCGTCGCGGAGGACCTCGTGTACGTCTGCAGCACCGGGGTGATCGGCCGGCTGCTGCCGATGGAGGCGGTCCGCCGCGGGATTCCCGAGGCCGTGCGGCAGTTGAGCCCCGACGGCGGCGCCGCCGCGGAGGCGATCATGACGACCGACACGGTGCCGAAGGCGGCCGCGGTGCAGGTGGCGATCGCCGGCCAAGCCGTCACGGTGGGCGGCATGACGAAGGGCGCGGCGATGATCCACCCGCAGATGGCGACCACGCTCACGGTGCTGACGACCGACGCCGCCGTCGCGCCGCCGCTGCTCCAGGCCGCTCTTCGGCGGGCCGCGGAGGTCTCCTACAACCGCGTCACCGTCGACGGCGATCAGAGCACCAACGACACGATCTTGCTGTTGGCGAACGGCGAGGCCGGCGCGCCCGAGATCACCGAGCCCGGGGAGGCGCTCGACGCGTTCCAGGCGGCCCTCACCGCGTGCGCGACGGACCTCGCGCGGATGATCCCGCGGGACGCCGAGGGCGGCACCAAGCTGATCGAGGTGACCGTGCGCGGCGCGCAGAGCGAGGAGGACGCCTACAAGGCGGCGCGGGCGGTCGCGCTGTCGCCGCTCGTCAAAACCGCGATCTACGGCCGCTCGCCGAACTGGGGCCGGATCTTCGTCGCGGTCGGCGGGTCGGGCGCGGAGGTGCAGCCGGAGCGGATGTCGGTCCGCATCGGCCCCGTGCTGGTCGCGGACCGCGGCGGCCCGGCGGGGGAGCCGGAGAGCCTCGCCGAGGTCGCGCGCTACATGGCCGGCGATACGATTACGGTGGTCGTCGATCTCGGGCTCGGCCGGGGCGAGACGACGATGTGGACGTGCGACTTCACGGAGCAGTACGTGAAGGAAAACGCCGACTATCTTACGTGAGGGAGGTTCGCGGCGTGGCACCTGCCGGGCGGCGCATGCGGGGTCGAATGAGCTCATGAGCCGCACTCCGATGCTCGCGGCCGGCGAGGCCGCGCTGGCCGGCGGCGTGATCGCCCAGGGCCTCGGGTACGTGAGCGCCTGGAAGGGCAAGACCGTCGTCGTGAAATTCGGCGGCAGCGTGCTGGACGTCGCCGGCCGATCGACGATCGCCGAAGACCTCGTGCTGCTGAAGGGCGCCGGCATCAACGCGGTGCTCGTACACGGCGGCGGGCCCGAGATTACCCGCATGCTCGAGCGGCTCGGCAAGCCGTCCAAGTTCGTGCACGGGCTGCGGGTCACGGACGCGGAGACGATGGAGGTCGTCGAGATGGTCCTCGCCGGCCGCGCCAACAAGTCGCTCGTTTCCGTGATCACGCAGGCCGGCGGCAGGGCGGTGGGCCTGAGCGGCAAGGACGGACGGATGCTGCTCGCGCGGAAGTACGAGTCGAACGTCGACCTCGGCCAGGTCGGCGAGGTGGCGGCGGTCGACCCGGCGCTCGTGCGCACGGTGAGCGCGGACGGCTACATCCCCGTGATCGCGTCGATCGGCATCGGCCAGGACGGGACGAGCTACAATCTGAACGCGGACACCGCGGCCGGCGCGCTCGCCGTCGCCGTCGGCGCGAGCAAGTTCATCCTGCTGACCGACGTCGACGGCGTGTACCGGGACCACGAGGCCAAGACGCTGCTGTCCGAGCTGCGGACCGCCGACGCGGAATCGATGATCCGGGACGGCACGATCAGCCGCGGTATGATCCCGAAGGTGTCGGCCTGCCTCGACGCGATCCGCGGCGGCGTGCCGAGCGCGCACATCATCAACGGAACCGTGCCGCACGCGCTCCTCGTGGAGCTGTTCACCGAACGCGGCATCGGCACGATGCTGACCCCGTAGGAGGGAGACCATGACGAATCGCGAGGTCGCACAGTTGAGCGCGCGGGTGCTGGCCCCCAACTACCGCCGGGCGCCGGTCGCGTTCCGCGAGGGGCGCGGAATGCGTCTCTGGGACGTGGAGGGTAAAGAGTATCTCGATTTCGTCGCCGGCATCGCGGTCGACGTCCTCGGGCACTCGCACCCGCGGCTCGTCTCCGCCATCCAGGAGCAGGCCGCCCGCATCGTCCACGTCTCGAACCTGTACCTGATTGCGGAGCAGGCGCGCCTTGCCGAGCGGCTCATCGGAGTGGCCGGGATCCCGGACGGTCGGGTGTTCTTCTGCAACAGCGGCGCAGAGGCCGCGGAGGCCGCGATCAAGCTCGCCCGCAAGGCCGGCCGCGCCCGCCGCGGCGCGGACGTGTACGAGATCATCGTCGGCGGCCACAGCTTCCACGGCCGGACGATGGGCGCGCTGTCGGCGACGATGAACCCGAAGTACCACGAGGGCTTCGAGCCGCTCGTGCCGGGGTTCGTGGAGGTGCCGTTCAACGATCTGGGCGCCGTCGAGCGCGCGGTTGGTCCGAAGACCGCCGCCGTGCTGATGGAGCCGGTGCAGGGCGAGGGCGGCATCAACCCCGCGGACGACGCCTACCTCACCGGCCTGCGGCGGCTGTGCGACGCGAAGGGCCTGCTGCTCGTGCTCGACGAGATCCAGACCGGCTTCGGCCGCACGGGCCGCTGGTTTGCGTACCAGCACGCCGGCGTCATGCCGGACATCCTGGCTCTCGCGAAGGGCCTCGGCGGCGGCGTGCCGATCGGCGCGGTGATCGCGCGCGAGGAGATCATGCAGGCGTTGCAGCCGGGTACCCACGGCACCACGTTCGGGGGCAACCCGCTCGTCTGCGCCGCCTCCCTCGCGGTGATCGAGACGATCGAGGCCGAAGGCCTCGTCGACAACGCGCAGGACACCGGCGCCTATTTCATGGGCCGCCTGCGCGACCTGGCGAAGAAGACGCCGGCCGTGACGGAGGTCCGCGGCCGCGGGCTCATGGTCGCGGTGGAGATCACGGTGCCGGCGGACCAAGTGGTCGCCGCGTGCATGGCGCGGGGCCTCCTCGTCAACAACGTGCGGCCCACGTCGATCCGCTTCGTACCGCCGCTCATCGCGACGCGCGCGGACGTGGATCGGGCGATCGAGCTGTTCGGCGCGGCGCTGGCGGATGTGGCGGCCGCCGCCAAAGCCCCGGCGTCGGCCGGCTGAGGAGCACGCTGATGGCGCAGCCCAAGAACATCGCACTGGCGTACAGCGGCGGGCTCGACACCTCCGTCATCATCCCGTGGCTCAAGGAGCGGTATCCGGGGGTGCGCGTCGTCGCCGTCGTCGCCGACGTCGGCCAGGGCGACGACTTCGACCAGGTGAAGGACAAGGCGCGGCGCAGCGGCGCGGACGCGGTCCACGTCGTCGACGTGCGGCGGATCTTCGTGACGGATTACATCTGGCCCGTCCTGCGGGCGGACGCGATCTACGAGGGCCGCTACCTCCTCGGCACGTCGATGGCGCGGCCGCTGATCGCGCGGGTGCAGGTCGAAGCCGCCGTGGCCGAAGGGTGCGACGCCCTCGCCCACGGCTGCACCGGGAAGGGCAACGACCAGGTCCGGTTCGAGCTGACCTACCAGGCGCTGGCGCCTCGGCTCGCGGTGATCGCGCCGGTCCGCGAGTGGTCGCTCGGCTCCCGTGAGGAAGAGATCGACTACGCCCGCGCCCACGGCGTACCGGTGCCGGTGACGCACGAGAAGCCCTACAGCATGGACGGCAACCTGTGGCACCAGAGCTACGAGGCGGGCATCCTCGAGGACCCGTGGGCGGAGCCGCCGGCGGACATGTTCCGGTTGACCGTCGATCCGGCGAGGGCGCCGGACGCGCCCGAGTACGTGGAAATCGGCTTCGAGGCCGGGACGCCGGTGGCGATCGACGGCCGGCAGCTCGACGCGGTCGAGTTGGTCGCGTCGCTCAACAAGCGGGCCGGCGCGCACGGCGTCGGCCGGGTGGACATCGTCGAGAACCGGCTCGTCGGGATGAAGAGCCGCGGCGTGTACGAGACGCCCGGCGGGGCGGTGCTGGTCGAGGCCCACCATCACCTGCAGACGATCACCCTCGACCGGGAGACGCAGCATTTCAAGGAGCTGGTCGCCCCACGCTACGCGGAGCTCGTCTACTACGGCCAGTGGTATTCGCCGCTGCGCCGGGCCCTCGACGCCTTCGTCGCCTCGACGCAGCGGACCGTTACGGGCACGGTGCGGGTGAAGCTCTACAAGGGGACGTCGACGGTCGTGGGGCGCCGCGCTGCGCGGTCGGTGTACAGCTACGATCTCGCTACGTTTGGCCGCGGCGCGGGTTACGATCAGAAGGACGCGGAAGGGTTCATCCGGCTCTTCGGTCTGCCGACCCGGGTGTACGCGGCGGCGAATCCGGAGTCCACCCGCGACGAATCCCCGATCTCCCTCGAGATCCCGGCGGGATCGGCGCAACAGGGCGGGGGGCGGCCCCGCCGTTGAGGGCTTGACGTGAATAAGCGGCCGCGCGGCCGCGGGGGAGACGACACGGGCGGTGAACTGCCGGCGGACGAGGCCGGCGCCCGGATGTGGGGCGGCCGGTTCCGAGGCGCGGTCGATCCCAAGGTCGCCGCGTTCACGACGTCGCTGCCGTTCGACCGCCGGCTGTACCGCGCCGACATTCTCGGCAGCATCGCCCACGCCACGATGCTGAGCCGGTGCGGGATCATCGAGCCGGCCGAGGCGACGGAGCTGGTCCGCGGCCTCCGCGAGCTGATTCAAGAGATCGACGCGGGCATCGTCGACATCGAGGGCGCCGAGGACATTCACTCGTTTGTCGAGGCCCGGCTGCGCACGCGTCTCGGCGACGTCGCGGGGCGCCTGCACACGGCGCGGTCGCGCAACGACCAGGTGGCGACCGATCTGCGGGTGTACCTGAAGGGCGAGATCGTGACGCTCGTCGGCCGGACCGCGGCGCTGCAGCAGGTGCTGCTGATGCTGGCCGAGGCCCACCCGTCGGTGATCATCCCCGGGTACACGCACATGCAGCGCGCCCAACCCGTGCTGCTCGCGCACCACCTCCTGGCGTACGTGTGGATGCTGCAGCGCGACACGGAGCGGCTCCGGGAGGTGTTCGCGCGCACGGACGTCCTGCCGCTCGGCGCGGCGGCCCTCGCCGGCACCTCGTATCCGATCGACCGCCGGCTGGTCGCCTCGCTGCTCGGCTTCTCCCGCGTGGCGGAGAACAGCCTCGACGCGACGGCGGACCGCGATTTCGCGGTCGAATTCATTGCGGCCGCGTCGCTTCTGATGTCGCATCTGTCGCGGCTCGCCGCGGAGATCGTGCTCTGGGCGACGTCGGAGTTCGGCTTCGTCGAGCTCTCGGATACGATCAGCACCGGCAGCAGCATCATGCCGCAGAAGAAGAACCCGGACGCCGCGGAACTCGTGCGCGGCAAGGCCGCGCGCGTGCTCGGCGACCTCACCGCCATCCTGGCTGTGCTTCGCGGACTGCCGCTCGCCTACAACAGCGACCTGCAGGAAGACAAGGAGGCGGTGTTCGACGCTGTGGACACCGCGCAGGGGAGCCTGCAGGTGATGGGCATCGTGCTGAACGGCGTCCGGTTCGACACCGGGCGCATCTCCGCGCACCTGCGGGGCGGCCTGATGGGCGCCACCGAGCTCGCCGACTACCTCGCGCGCCGCGGCATGCCGTTCCGCGACGCGCACGAGCTGGTCGGCCGCGTCGTGCTCTATGCGCAGGAGCGCGGCCGCGAACTGTGGGAACTGTCGCCCGAGGAGTACCGGCGGATCAGCCCAATGCTCGGCGACGACGTCCGCGAGCTGACGACTCCCGCCGGCGCGGTCGCGTCGAAGCGGTCGGAAGGCGGCACCGCGCCCGAGCGGGTCGCCGAGCAGACGCAGGCCGCCCGCGGCGCGGTCGCGCGCACGCTGTCTTGGCTGTCGTCGCTCCCGGCCGTTCCGGCGGAACGGGAAATCGCGCCACCCGCCGCCGCCCGTCCGGCGGCCGGGCCGCCCGCCCCGGGCGGCGGTGCGTCGGCTTCGACGACATCGTTGCCGGCGAGTCCGCCGAAAGGCGGTCCACCGGAGTAACGATGGCGCCTGCCCGCCGCGAAGCGACGCGTACCGAGCGCGAGCGCCGCATCCGCGAGATCCTCGGCCGGCACGCGATCGAGACCCAGGACGACCTGGTCGAGCGGCTGCGCCGCGAGGGCCTCGCCGTGACGCAGGCCACCGTTTCCCGCGATATCAAGCGTCTGGGGCTCGTCAAGATTCCGCTGTCCGACGGACGGTCGCAGTACGTCGCGCCTGAGCGGCCGTCGCCGGCGGACGTGCTGCGGCGCCTCCAGCACGCGGTCACGGAGTACGTGCTGTCGGTGGACGCCGGGGAGGACCTCGTCGTGGTCCACACCCTGACCGGACGGGCGAACGCCGTGGCCGCCGCGATCGACGAGATGCAGTGGCCGGCCGCGGTCGGCACGATCGCCGGCGACGACACGATCCTCATCGTGCCGCGGCGCCGCGCCGGACGGCCGCGCCTCCTCGCGATGCTGCGGCGCGTGATGGAGGGCGGCGCGCCCTAGGCGGCCGAAGGGGTCGCGTCCGGACGGACAGAAACGTCCACGCGACGCACGCGATGGACGTCATCGTTACGAATCTCCAAGGCATCTTCGTGGACCCGAAGTTCGTCCGCGACGTCGTGGTCCAGGTTCTCCGCCTCCAGGGCTATCCCGCGCCGCCCGACGTCGGCGTGGCTCTCGTGGACGACGCTTACATCCGCGTGCTCAACCGCGAGTACCGCGGCAGCGACTACGCGACCGACGTCCTGTCGTTTCGCCTGGACGACGGCGGCGGCCCGGGCGCCGGCGGCGCGGCGCGGGGTGGGGGGGAGGCGGAGCCGCCGGTTCTCGGCGACATTGTGATTTCGGTTCAGCGAGCCCGGGATCAGGCGCGTCAATTCAAGCAGACGCTGCGGCGCGAGGTGGCGATGCTGGCGATCCACGGCGTGCTGCACCTCCTCGGCTACGATGACGAAACCGAGGCCGCCGCCTCGGTGATGTGGGCGCGGCAGAAGGAGCTGCTCGACACGATCCTCGGCGCCGCTGACGGCCGCGACCCCGCCCGGGGCCCCCGGTGAGAGAACCGGCGGGCGATCAGGCGGCGGACCGCGCCGCTCCGGCGCCACGTTCGTTCGCGGCGGCGATCAGGATCGCCGCGGGCGGCGCCGCCTACGCGGCCCGGCGGCATCCCAATCTGCGGACGCACATCGCGATCGCGGGGTTCGTGCTGCTCGGCGGGGCGGCGGCGGGCTGCTCGGCGGTGGAGCTGGCGCTGCTGACCGGGGCGATCGGGCTCGTACTCGCCGCCGAGCTCGTCAACACGTCGATCGAGATGCTCACGGACCTCGTGTCTCCGCGCTACGATCCGCGCGCGGCGGCGATCAAGGACGTGTCGGCCGCGGCGGTGCTCGTGGCGTCCGGCGCCGCGGTCGCGCTCGCGGCGTTCATCTTGGTTGGCCGCGCGTGGCCGGGAACGCCGCTCCCCGGGCGGACGGCCGCGGCGCTCGGCGCCGCGTGCCTGACCGCGTTCGTACTGGCCGTCCGCGGCCGCACCGCGGACGCGTAAGCCGCCAGGGCGCCGGATGGTATAATTGCGTCATTGGATACGATAATTCCATTAGCGGCTCCGCGTTTTCGCCGGTTACCGTCCCGGCGCGCCCCCGCGGGCGCCGGGGCTGAAGGGTAGGCGCCGTTGGGCCTCCGGTTTGCCCTCCTCGCGTTCCTCATTCTCTGCGGTGCGTTCTTCGGCGCCGCGGAAACCGCGCTGTTTGCCGCGAGCCGGCTCACGCTGCGCCGGATGCGCGACGCCGGCGACCGCCGGGCCCGCCTCGCGCACCAGCTGCTGGAGCACCCCGGCCACCTGCTGACGACCCTGCTGGCCGGTAACACAATCGCCAACGTGGGCTCCTCTGTCGTTGCGACGTCGATCGCTCTCAGCCTGCTCGGCCGCCGGGCGGGAGAGATCGTCGCCTTCATCGGCGCGACCGCGCTCGTGCTGATTCTCGCCGAGATCGCACCGAAGACGCTCGCGGTGCGCTACGCCGACCGGTTCGCGCTCAACGTCGCCGGCACGGTGCGGGCGGTCAGCCTTGTGCTGACGCCGCTCGTGCGCCTCCTGTCGCTGGCCGGGACGGCGGTCGTCCGGCCGTTCGGCGGCGCGATCACGCCGCACGCGCCCCTGGTGACGGAGGATCAGCTGCGGTTCCTCGTCCAGGTCGGCGAGGAAGAGGGGGTCATCGAGGAAGAGGAACGCGAGATGATCCACTCGATCTTCGAATTCGGCGACACGCTCGTGCGCGAGGTAATGCGGCCGCGCGTCGACATCGTCGCCGTGCAGGCGAAGGCCGCGATCAACGAAGCGCTCGGCCTGATGATGGAGTCCGGCCACTCGCGGCTGCCCGTGTACGAGGGCAGCGTCGACCACATCGTCGGCGTCGTCTACGTCCGCGACCTGCTGCCGGCCCTCCGCCAGGGCCGCCTCGACCAAACCGTCGGCGAGATGCAGCGCCCGCCGTTCTTCGTGCCCGACGCGAAGAAGGTGGACGAGCTGTTCCGCGAGATGCAGCGCCGGAAGATCTCCATGGCGATCGTCGTCGACGAATACGGCGGGACCGCCGGGGTCGTCACGATGGAAGACCTGCTGGAAGAGATCGTCGGCGAGATTCAGGACGAGTACGATCTCGAGGAGAAGCCCATTCAGCTGATCGACGACCGGACGGCCGTTGTCAACGGCCGGACGCACATCGACGAAGTCAACGAGATCCTGGGACTGCAGCTGCCGACGGAGGACGTCGATACGATCGGCGGGCTCGTCTACGCGCTCGCCGGGCACGTCCCGGTACAGGGCGAAACGGTCTCCCTCGCGGGCGCCGAGCTGCGCGTCGAACGCGCCCTCGGCCAGCGCATCACCAAGGTGCGGATCACGCGCCAGACCGCGCCGCCGGCGCCGCAGGAGGCCGAAGTCTCGGGCCGGACGCCGGGCACGGCCTGACGGCCGGTCGTCGGTCGCCGGAGCTTAGAGCGCGACGCGGCGGTAGGCCGCGCGAAACCTCGGGTCGTCGAGGCGAAAGCTGTCGGGGTTCGTGCCGCGGGCGAGGGCGAGGTGGTACGAGAACAGCTGCAGCGGCACCGCGCAGGTGAGCGCGGTGAACGGCTCGGGCACGGCCGGCACGCGCCAACGCGCGGTGACGCCGCCGCCCGCGATCGACGCCGTTCCGTCGTCGACCACGATCAACTTCGCGCCGATCTCCTGCACCGCCGCCGCCACGTCCGTGACGCGGGGCTGGGCGGCGCCGGCCTGAGCGATGAGGATGAACAGATCCTCGCGTTCGGTCGATTGGAACGGACCGTGCAACATCGCCTCCGCGCTCATCCCCTCCGCCGTGGCGTAGGAGGTCTCTTTGATCTTCAGCGCGCCTTCGGTGGCGGCGACGGCGCCCGGCCCGCCTCCGACAAGCCAGATGCGCGGGCTCGACGCGAGGCCGCGCGCCCGGTCGGCGATCTGCGGTTCGAGGGCGAGCGCTCCCCGCAGCGCCCCCGGGACGGTAGTCTTGAGCACCGCGGCGTCGAGCACAGGCCGCGCCCGGCGCGCTGCGCCGATCTGCGCCGTGAGGACCCCCAACGCGGCCACCGCGCCGGCGTAGCTCACCGTGTGCGTCGCCGAACGCTCTTGCGCCACGGTCTGGATGACCACGTCTGCGACCGCGCGATCTTCGGGACCGTCGCCGGTTACCACCACGGTTGGAGAACCGGCCTTCCTCGCCCGTACCAGCGCGTCACGAGTGTACCGCTTCGTACCGCGGTGCGTGACCGTGATCACGCCGTCCCGGGGGCCGAGCGTCGGACCGTAGAGCGCAAAGTCGAAGGCGTGCGCCGCGTACACGGGCATCCCGCCGTAGCTCCGCATCAGATACTCGGCCGTCAGCGCGGCATGATACGAGGTGCCGATCCCGACGAAATAGAGGCGGTCGCAGGCGGCGAGGCGGGGCGCGCAGGCTTCGGCCGCGGCCGCGGTGCGGCCGGCCACCGCCGCGAATGCGTCGGGCTGTTCCCGCATGGCCTCGTACATATAAAAAGGATGCGCGGTGCGGGCGTCGGCGGGGGTCATACGGCACACTTCGCGGCCGGGGCGCGGCGCTCCCCGCAGCAGGAGTCCGCGAAGGCGGCCCGGACCGGGGGGGGTGTCGCACAGGACGCGGACCCCCATCAGCGAATCCCTGACCGATCTCGCCGCCGTTCGAGGAGTGTGCATGGTTCACCGCTCTCCCGATTACCGTCCGTTGATCCGCGCCGCCCGCGCGGCCCGCGCGCGGGCGTACGCGCCGTATTCACGTTTTCCCGTCGGCGCGGCGGCCCTCACCTCGGACGG includes the following:
- the argC gene encoding N-acetyl-gamma-glutamyl-phosphate reductase — encoded protein: MAVRVSVIGASGYGGAEAVRLLATHPHVRIAHVTAETQKGRRLPDLYPNLRGFVDLVTEEAAPAALAADSDVVIASLPSGKAMALVPELLERGVRVIDVAADFRLRDPGQYPVWYKFEHTAPRYLAEAVYGLTELYRDKIRAARLVADCGCYPAAALLALVPFVKAGLIRPEGIVVNAASGVSGAGRGGVGGGFGYSETNEDLRPYSVATHNHTAEIEQELSGPAGGPVRVTFVPHLAPMTRGILVTAYARLARPADAAAAQVILSQAYEGEPFVRVLPDGALPQTKATLGSNYCDLAARVDGRTQTLIAMAALDNLGKGAAGLAVQNLNVMCGFPEEAGLRTPALYP
- the argJ gene encoding bifunctional glutamate N-acetyltransferase/amino-acid acetyltransferase ArgJ — its product is MAGTVTRLVQGGVTSAQGFIASGVHCGIKPQKKDLALVFSRVPAAAAGVFTTNKVKAAPVLLDMERIRSGRGQAVVLNSGNANACTAEQGMRDAREMAQLTAQSLGVAEDLVYVCSTGVIGRLLPMEAVRRGIPEAVRQLSPDGGAAAEAIMTTDTVPKAAAVQVAIAGQAVTVGGMTKGAAMIHPQMATTLTVLTTDAAVAPPLLQAALRRAAEVSYNRVTVDGDQSTNDTILLLANGEAGAPEITEPGEALDAFQAALTACATDLARMIPRDAEGGTKLIEVTVRGAQSEEDAYKAARAVALSPLVKTAIYGRSPNWGRIFVAVGGSGAEVQPERMSVRIGPVLVADRGGPAGEPESLAEVARYMAGDTITVVVDLGLGRGETTMWTCDFTEQYVKENADYLT
- the argB gene encoding acetylglutamate kinase translates to MSRTPMLAAGEAALAGGVIAQGLGYVSAWKGKTVVVKFGGSVLDVAGRSTIAEDLVLLKGAGINAVLVHGGGPEITRMLERLGKPSKFVHGLRVTDAETMEVVEMVLAGRANKSLVSVITQAGGRAVGLSGKDGRMLLARKYESNVDLGQVGEVAAVDPALVRTVSADGYIPVIASIGIGQDGTSYNLNADTAAGALAVAVGASKFILLTDVDGVYRDHEAKTLLSELRTADAESMIRDGTISRGMIPKVSACLDAIRGGVPSAHIINGTVPHALLVELFTERGIGTMLTP
- a CDS encoding acetylornithine transaminase produces the protein MTNREVAQLSARVLAPNYRRAPVAFREGRGMRLWDVEGKEYLDFVAGIAVDVLGHSHPRLVSAIQEQAARIVHVSNLYLIAEQARLAERLIGVAGIPDGRVFFCNSGAEAAEAAIKLARKAGRARRGADVYEIIVGGHSFHGRTMGALSATMNPKYHEGFEPLVPGFVEVPFNDLGAVERAVGPKTAAVLMEPVQGEGGINPADDAYLTGLRRLCDAKGLLLVLDEIQTGFGRTGRWFAYQHAGVMPDILALAKGLGGGVPIGAVIAREEIMQALQPGTHGTTFGGNPLVCAASLAVIETIEAEGLVDNAQDTGAYFMGRLRDLAKKTPAVTEVRGRGLMVAVEITVPADQVVAACMARGLLVNNVRPTSIRFVPPLIATRADVDRAIELFGAALADVAAAAKAPASAG
- a CDS encoding argininosuccinate synthase, producing the protein MAQPKNIALAYSGGLDTSVIIPWLKERYPGVRVVAVVADVGQGDDFDQVKDKARRSGADAVHVVDVRRIFVTDYIWPVLRADAIYEGRYLLGTSMARPLIARVQVEAAVAEGCDALAHGCTGKGNDQVRFELTYQALAPRLAVIAPVREWSLGSREEEIDYARAHGVPVPVTHEKPYSMDGNLWHQSYEAGILEDPWAEPPADMFRLTVDPARAPDAPEYVEIGFEAGTPVAIDGRQLDAVELVASLNKRAGAHGVGRVDIVENRLVGMKSRGVYETPGGAVLVEAHHHLQTITLDRETQHFKELVAPRYAELVYYGQWYSPLRRALDAFVASTQRTVTGTVRVKLYKGTSTVVGRRAARSVYSYDLATFGRGAGYDQKDAEGFIRLFGLPTRVYAAANPESTRDESPISLEIPAGSAQQGGGRPRR
- the argH gene encoding argininosuccinate lyase, which codes for MNKRPRGRGGDDTGGELPADEAGARMWGGRFRGAVDPKVAAFTTSLPFDRRLYRADILGSIAHATMLSRCGIIEPAEATELVRGLRELIQEIDAGIVDIEGAEDIHSFVEARLRTRLGDVAGRLHTARSRNDQVATDLRVYLKGEIVTLVGRTAALQQVLLMLAEAHPSVIIPGYTHMQRAQPVLLAHHLLAYVWMLQRDTERLREVFARTDVLPLGAAALAGTSYPIDRRLVASLLGFSRVAENSLDATADRDFAVEFIAAASLLMSHLSRLAAEIVLWATSEFGFVELSDTISTGSSIMPQKKNPDAAELVRGKAARVLGDLTAILAVLRGLPLAYNSDLQEDKEAVFDAVDTAQGSLQVMGIVLNGVRFDTGRISAHLRGGLMGATELADYLARRGMPFRDAHELVGRVVLYAQERGRELWELSPEEYRRISPMLGDDVRELTTPAGAVASKRSEGGTAPERVAEQTQAARGAVARTLSWLSSLPAVPAEREIAPPAAARPAAGPPAPGGGASASTTSLPASPPKGGPPE
- the argR gene encoding arginine repressor, with translation MAPARREATRTERERRIREILGRHAIETQDDLVERLRREGLAVTQATVSRDIKRLGLVKIPLSDGRSQYVAPERPSPADVLRRLQHAVTEYVLSVDAGEDLVVVHTLTGRANAVAAAIDEMQWPAAVGTIAGDDTILIVPRRRAGRPRLLAMLRRVMEGGAP
- the ybeY gene encoding rRNA maturation RNase YbeY, with the translated sequence MDVIVTNLQGIFVDPKFVRDVVVQVLRLQGYPAPPDVGVALVDDAYIRVLNREYRGSDYATDVLSFRLDDGGGPGAGGAARGGGEAEPPVLGDIVISVQRARDQARQFKQTLRREVAMLAIHGVLHLLGYDDETEAAASVMWARQKELLDTILGAADGRDPARGPR
- a CDS encoding diacylglycerol kinase family protein; protein product: MREPAGDQAADRAAPAPRSFAAAIRIAAGGAAYAARRHPNLRTHIAIAGFVLLGGAAAGCSAVELALLTGAIGLVLAAELVNTSIEMLTDLVSPRYDPRAAAIKDVSAAAVLVASGAAVALAAFILVGRAWPGTPLPGRTAAALGAACLTAFVLAVRGRTADA
- a CDS encoding hemolysin family protein codes for the protein MGLRFALLAFLILCGAFFGAAETALFAASRLTLRRMRDAGDRRARLAHQLLEHPGHLLTTLLAGNTIANVGSSVVATSIALSLLGRRAGEIVAFIGATALVLILAEIAPKTLAVRYADRFALNVAGTVRAVSLVLTPLVRLLSLAGTAVVRPFGGAITPHAPLVTEDQLRFLVQVGEEEGVIEEEEREMIHSIFEFGDTLVREVMRPRVDIVAVQAKAAINEALGLMMESGHSRLPVYEGSVDHIVGVVYVRDLLPALRQGRLDQTVGEMQRPPFFVPDAKKVDELFREMQRRKISMAIVVDEYGGTAGVVTMEDLLEEIVGEIQDEYDLEEKPIQLIDDRTAVVNGRTHIDEVNEILGLQLPTEDVDTIGGLVYALAGHVPVQGETVSLAGAELRVERALGQRITKVRITRQTAPPAPQEAEVSGRTPGTA